The nucleotide sequence ACCTAATAAAcaataatgatatttatatcaataatactccctccgtctcaaaatataagtaaattttactttttagattcatttaatcaatgatgtatgtggttcataatatagaccacatacatcattaattgaatgaacctaagaCCATCTACAATGGTTAAACACAATAATACcattcaacacccactttttcaattcccaacactccacatcattttctctctcttcattcaacactcattcaatttttacctctccaatggttttttcattcaacaccctaccccaccaccttttatttcttaattatttatttaattttatatttttgtttttataattacataaaattaaaattatcgattataattaaattaaaataaagatacacttaatttttttttgtttctaaaaacaaaatttatttaaataatttatttatattttcttaacttaaaatgcaatacaacaaactaagcacgcaacacacaaatagcttaaaatgcaagacaacaaacaagcacacaacacacaagtaatttatttagtacgatacaaatcatcttcaatcatgaaacattccaaactttgtccatatgtgcttcactagatctgcttgcaattcgtgatgaacatttggatcacgcaactcggatctagcacgcacatgatttgcaaaagtgggtaacacctcggtcgagtatggttgctgtgtactagatccacttccctcagattgctcaaaatcggtccaacgttgagcatatgtatctcgttcatcctcaacaatcatattatgtaatatgatgcatgacctcATGATTATACCCAAATCAGCTATGTCCCACAAGCGAGCTGGTTCACGgatgattttaaatcgagcttgaagcacACCAAAAGCACGTTCGATGTCCTTCCGACAGCTCtcttgatgttttgcaaataacttatCGGGTTCACTTTGAGGAAGCCTAATTGATTTGACGAAAGTTGGGTAAGAAGGGTAGATACCATCAGCTAGATAGTATGTCATATTATAGGGACGTTGATTCACAAAGTAATTCACCCTTGGAGTCTTTCCCTGTTCCACATCATCGAACACTGGTGACCGGTCTAGAACGTTTATATCGTTCAACGTTCCCGGACATCCAAAAAAGGCATGCCAGATCCATAGATCATGAGATGCAACTGCTTCAAGAATAACTGTGGTGGTTCCCTTATCCCCCCTGGTGAATTGACCTTCCCAtgctttaggacaatttttccaCTCCCAGTGCATGCAGTCAATACTCCCGATCATCCCTGGGAACCCTCGCATTTCACTAACATGTAGTATTCTTTGAAGGTCATCTTGGGTTGGTGCTCTCAGATACACTTGCTCATACAGTCGTATGATTCCTTTACAGAATCTACGTAAGCACTCCAATGCTGTAGTACCTCCTATTTTTATGTATTCATCTACCGCATCTGCTGCCACACCATATGCTAACATTCGCATTGCTGTGGTACATTTTGCTAACGGTGATATACCTTCTTTGTTGGCGGCATCAACTCGCTGGGTGAAGTAGTTATCACTACTTGAAAGGTCTCCAACGATTCGAAGGAAGACATGTTTTTGCATCCGGTACCGACGACGAAACATTGCATCGTCATATGTAGGCTCATTGGCAAAGTAGTCGTCAATGAGTCTTTGGTTTGCCCCTGCATGATCtctctttaaatattttctactaCGAGATCCACTACCTTCCTCTATTTGTTTTCGACGCTGAATAAATCGGTTGACTATATACGTGTCTTCAGCATCACGTTTTTGGAAGTAGGCTTCCAAATCAAAAGGATCCATTGATAGGTTTTTTGGAAGAagatatgaatgagatttgtgaaattgaaagtaGATTTTAATGAGACTTGTGAAATTGAAAGTAGATAtgagtccctatatataagtacattgtGTGGTGGACATTGACGGATTTGAAATAAGTTATAGTAGGTGAAATAATGGACACACAGTGgacataattattaaagcaaataagtcacggggactagacaacactgacaattattaaagtaaacattggggactagacaacactctgataattattaaagcaaacactacggactagacaacactgacaaataATGGGCACACAGTGgacataattattaaagcaaataagtcacggggactagacaacactgacaattattaaagtaaacattggggactagacaacactctgataattattaaagcaaacactacggactagacaacactgacaaatattaaagcaaacagtcgggactagacaacactgataatGTTGActgaatacaaacaaatatttgattaaaattaattttcaaacagcTCACGCTCCAAATTCTCCAACAGCTCCTTCTTCCGGTCATCGAGATGCTCTTCGTCCCTTAACTTtagatacattttcatttttttagcttGAGTCTTTTCTTGCAGCaacttgtttttctgttttttcaccaaatttaactctttcaattgttcaatctcttgctcttttaattctttgaatTGAACCCATTCCTTTTCCACCTTCTCCAATGTCTCGCCCTTGCTTttcattttaccttttttttagcTGCCTCCCTACCCATTGGACGAGCACTAGATCCTACAGAGTCCTCGTGAGATCTCTTAGATCCACTACTCCCTGACCCTACATTTCCTCCCATCTGACTACCATAACGTGGTTGATCACGGAGAGCGTGCCATTCTTCTTTCAAAGTAAATTGAATATTCTTCCCACCTGCAAACAATTCCTGCGcttttgtcaaaatatcatcttCCGACCAACCGCTTCCTTGCATACGCTTAGCGCTTTCATAAGCAccaatccatttatttattattttgctcatataattaaaacggtTTCGGCAGGCAACTAGATCGCGGGGAGAATCGAATGAGCAATACTCATTACAATACTCAGCAATTTTACCCCAATATGTTTCTCCTCTCTGGTTTCTCCCGACAACACTGCTTGTTCCATATTTAATCCATGCACTTATTAGAACCAAATTTTGTTGAGTGTTCCATGCTGGTTCCTTACTTCTCTTGCTCTTAGGAGTTGAATCTTCTGGAGTGACTTCATCAGAAACTGCCATGCCACCAGgagttatttgtgttgaaaattcaGGATATTGGGTTGCATCAACACTAGGAAAATTTTCGTTCCCCATtggcatataaccattaaacgggggtgtttgagatggataTCTCATCATAGATCCATGATATGGATGAAAGTTTGGAACAGAGGATGACTGGTTGAAATTTGGTGAAAAACCAAAATTAGGTACGTTTTGATGTATGTTTTGAGGACGTtggttataaaattgatttggatttggataattgttgggattttcgtAGTTATATGGGTAATTAGAaaaattttgggtgttgaaatggttattattgggatccatttcacaaaaaataagattaaaacttcacttagtttgctaatagaaagataataataagatgaagatagtgaaaaacttgatttttttttctgtgtccaaatcaaatgatccaagtctctatttatagaggaaaaaaaatcatgaattttggtattttttttttttttttaaaattaatttacaacgaaataattgaggtcaaattattaaaatgataagaatcCGGACAGCCAATTAAAACGTGCCACGTGTccttatctttcaaaaaatcattttctctctccgcGCTCTGCACGCTCACGCGCCCTGTCGGCGCGTGTTGCACACGCGCCAGTTTTCAGCCAATTCCGCGCTGCCACGTGTCCTGCCCGGCTTTGTTCAATTGTGTTGAATTGGTtcaccttctctctcttctcttccctcATTCAACAGCCTTTCAACACACCATTGGAGGGGAAATTGATGTTGAACCCATCATTAAACAAACCATTGCATATggtctaaaaagtaaaatttgcttatattttgaaacggagggagtaataaagaCTAATGATATTTACattaattaacatatatttgatcacttttctctcttttaaaaacatcaatatatgcttgaccaaaaaaaaaaaaaaaacatcaatatatggTTAGATTTAGGAGGTCAATATTTGGACCCTTTTGCAAGAGGTCGATATTAGGGGACCCCTATTTCACGTAGAATCACAATGTCGTTAAAAATATATGACAATCAATTACATGCATTTCACATAGACATGAACAATGAATGCCAtttccatattttctttttgaatgatGCTAAAGTGCACGACAGTTGTCTCGTGCAAACCCCACGAATTGTTTTGCAGCATTATATTTGATCTAAAATGTCCTCCTATTAAACTATGCAGCCCTTCTCTTGCACGCTACCACCGAACTCCCTTTCCCACTTGCAACTCTGCTGAGAGTCACGGCAACAACAATAGTGATGGCGAACCTATGGGGTTACCGGTGGGAGCTAATGCAAAAAAGATGTCGACATGGGAACCTATGCTTGACAAGTTAAGAGTTAGACTTAACTCTTGGGGCAATAAGTATGCGAGTCTTGGTGGAAGGATTGTGCTTCTTAATTCGGTGTTGAACTCGATTTCAATtttctatctttcttttttcaatatccCGGCTAAAGTGTTAAAGCAAATTGTGAGAATCCAAAGAGAGTTTCTTTGGGGTATCGATCGAGGGGAGGGAGGAAAATATGTTGGGTTAGTTGGCGGCGTATTTGCAAACCAAAGTGTAAAGGTGGCCTTGGTGTTAAAGATATTAAGTTGGTGAATCTTAGCCTTCTTGAAAAATGGCGATGGCATTTGCTCCAGGAGGATTCTTCTCTTTGGAAAATTGTCCTTTCTGAGAAATATGGGAGTGGTGTTGGTGATTTGGTGGTCTCGGGAGACAATAATTGGCCTCGTTTTTGTTCTACTTGGTGGAAAGATGTGTTGTCCCTAGAAACGAGGATGGGCTCAAATTGGTTTAGCAATTATGTGGGGAGAAAAGTGGGAAATGGTAGTATGACTTGCTTTTGGAAGGATACGTGGGTGGGAAGCATGCCGTTGTGAACAATTCCCTAGATTATTTCTTATTTCGGAGCAGCAGGAAGCTAAGGTGGCGGACATTTGGGAGGGTGATCAGGAGGGGTGGAGGTTTATATGGAGAAGGGAGCTGTTCGTTTGGGAACATAAGCTTCTTGCCACTCTCTTGGATTACGGCAAGTGAGGGGGATAGCATTAGTGAGCTGGAGAAGGGTGTGTTTCGGTTGTTGTGCAGGAGCTCGGCGCCGTCCAAAGTGATTGCCTTTTCTTGGAACTTCTCATGGATCGCACCCCACTAAGCAAAATCTGGCTGTGCGTAATTGCTTAGGGACTGATGTGAATGTGATGTGTGTTCTGAGGAGCTGTTGAGGAATCTGCATCTCACATCTTCCTCCATTGCTCGGTGGCTGATCGGGTGTGGAAAATGGTGATGAATTGGCTTGAATTTCATTTAGTTACTCCaccgaatttatttattcattcagCGTGTTGGTTGGATGGGGCTAATTCAAAGAAGATCCGCAGGGGTTTTTGGTTGATTTGGCGGGAAAGAAACGATAGAATTtttaataacaaagaaaaaggtaTGGATGAGATTGTGGAAGAGGTAAAGGTGATGTCGTGCATTGGGTTTTAAGCAAGCAAAAAGTGGCATCTTGCCTATTCTATGAGTGGAATTGAAATCCGAGGGAGTGCCTTTTGAGGTAGTGTAGTTGGGGTGCTCGACGAGGGGCTGTTTTGAGGCGTGTTGTGCCGCTGTTTTGATCTGGTTGCGCAGCCTGTGCTGCTGGCTGCAGTTTTGGCACCTGCAGAGGCTGTTTTGGTCTGTTGTTCGGTGCTGTTTTTATCTGCTATGTGGTTCGGACTTCTGGTGTTTTCTGCTGTATTTCCGTGTTGGCTGTGGAGCGCCTATGTGTATGCACTGGGTTGTATTGTTGTCCTGTTTCTTAGCCGTTTCTACAGTGCTTTTGCAGTCGGACTGTCATATATAATATGCTGTTTTCAAAACAAAGTGATGGCAAACCTAACTGAAATGACAAAGACAACCATGACGGTGATGATGGCGACAGTGACAACAAGATTGTTGACGGCAACGACGATGAAGACAATCACAACAATTATCTCGTGGTAGCAACTAATTTGTGCGATGACGACAAATGCGACGGTGAAGACAactgcaacaacaaaaacaccgatggtgatgatgaatgcAGCTACAATGAAAGGCAACAGGGAAGACGACTTAGAGGAGTTGCTTAAATGGTTAGTCCTAAAACATGTAGATGGGGTTGCAGTAATATAGAAGTGGTGAGATGGGGGCGGAAACCATTGGAGACGTGggttaaaacataataattagtGCATGAGTTAAACTTGTCGTGCAATTGTAGCTATTGTGCCATATAGCACtctcattttattttgggtCTATTGACTACACTTGCACATCTTAAAATTTCATTTCCATTCTTATACAACACTTGGTTATTCTATTCCTTCGTAATCA is from Medicago truncatula cultivar Jemalong A17 chromosome 1, MtrunA17r5.0-ANR, whole genome shotgun sequence and encodes:
- the LOC112418765 gene encoding uncharacterized protein, with amino-acid sequence MDPFDLEAYFQKRDAEDTYIVNRFIQRRKQIEEGSGSRSRKYLKRDHAGANQRLIDDYFANEPTYDDAMFRRRYRMQKHVFLRIVGDLSSSDNYFTQRVDAANKEGISPLAKCTTAMRMLAYGVAADAVDEYIKIGGTTALECLRRFCKGIIRLYEQVYLRAPTQDDLQRILHVSEMRGFPGMIGSIDCMHWEWKNCPKAWEGQFTRGDKGTTTVILEAVASHDLWIWHAFFGCPGTLNDINVLDRSPVFDDVEQGKTPRVNYFVNQRPYNMTYYLADGIYPSYPTFVKSIRLPQSEPDKLFAKHQESCRKDIERAFGVLQARFKIIREPARLWDIADLGIIMRWS
- the LOC25485061 gene encoding glutathione S-transferase T3; protein product: MGNENFPSVDATQYPEFSTQITPGGMAVSDEVTPEDSTPKSKRSKEPAWNTQQNLVLISAWIKYGTSSVVGRNQRGETYWGKIAEYCNEYCSFDSPRDLVACRNRFNYMSKIINKWIGAYESAKRMQGSGWSEDDILTKAQELFAGGKNIQFTLKEEWHALRDQPRYGSQMGGNVGSGSSGSKRSHEDSVGSSARPMGREAAKKKKNKLLQEKTQAKKMKMYLKLRDEEHLDDRKKELLENLERELFEN